CAATCTTTATTCTCGATACGTATAAAAAAGTATATGCATTCGATTGTAAAGGTAATTTTTTGAATAGGATTGGAGTATATGGAGAAGCTTCGGAGTCGTATTTGTCCTGTCCGTTCTTTTATCTTGATAAAAAGAATAAAGTTTTATCGGTTGTGGACAATGCGAGATCTAAAGTTCTTAATCATTCGTATAACGGAAAATATCTCTCTTCCCAAGAGATACAATCTCCGGAAGATATAAAGTGGTGTAGTAAAGGTATGATTAGCGATGATGGAGATTTGCTGGTATACCGATTGATGAATCCATTTGATAATTTTCAATATGCATTGTTCGATGCGGAAAATAGTTTTGCATGTTTATGGAAAAACTACTCGTATGATCCGATCCGATTAAAAGATCATGCAGTCGATTTTTCAAATCGTCCCATGGCGGATACGAAAGAAGGTATCCATTTCATCTTGCCTTTATGCGATACGGTTTTTCAGTTTAGTCAAGGAAATATTATTCCGGCATACCGGATAGAGCTGCCATTGCCCATGTTGCCTAAACAGTTTTTTAAAGAGGAGTTGACTACACGGAAATCTTATTTTTCAATGGTGAATAATTTAGCCGGGGATAAATATTTTTCAGGCTTTACCGATATATTTGAAACATCTACTCATTTGCTGCTGAAATACAGGGATAGTTATATAGCGTCTTATTATCTGGCTGATAAAAAGGAACAAAAAGGTTCCTTTCAACAATTGAAAGGTGGTACTGATTTGAAAGAAATTCCATTGTGGGATATTTTGTCCGCTACGGAAGATGAGTTTATCAGTGCTATCAGTTGTGAAACCTTGTTGGATTGGGAAGAGAAAGTAGAAAATAAATCCTCCATTCATCCCGATCTGAAAAAAATTCTGGCCACTTCGCAATTTGATGATAATCCCTGTCTAGTGTTTTACCGTTTTTGAATAGTAAACAATGGTAATATGAGAAAATACATATATATAATTGTTTTATTGATTATTTTGGGGTCGAGCATATCTGTAATAATCCATTATAAAAATAAAGGAGCCTATTGCCAGGAAGCACTCGAAAACATAATCAACGAACAAAATTCCAGGATAGACAACCGGATTGAAGCTGGGGGGAATGACCAAATTGCATCGTTCTATGATACGGATATCATGTTGAATCCTCATTTGATGTTGACGAGCATTGATGGTAAAAAACAGGAGCTGAAAGATTTACCAGGGAAGGGTAAAAAACTTATGTATTATTTTTCAATGCAAAATTGCCTGCTTTGTGTAAAACATATATTGCCTTCGTTGAAGCAATTGGCGGATGAAGTGGGTACCGAAAAGGTGATTTGTCTAGTGAATAGCCATAGTCGCCGCGAGGTCTCCCTTTTCAATCGGGATAACGAATTGAATATTCCGGTTTATCTTCCCTATTCCATAGGATTGTCACTCGAAAAAGAGAATATTCCTTTTTTCTTTGTAATCGACGAAGATCTGAAAACGGGTTATGTATATATTCCCCGAGAAGAGATGTCTGTGCAAACGACGGAATACCTGGATTTGATGAAACATGTTCTTTTAAACCAGCCGTTGCATGAAAAATAGCGTAAAGATACTCAAAAGAATCACAATGGTTTTAGCATTGATCGTGGTAGGTCAGTTGGTATATCTGACAATTTCCTCTGTGTCGAGAAAAGGAACCAGGCGATTGGAGAAGGCATTAGCCTTCGCCGGCCCTAACCGGAAAGAACTGGAGATGGTTTTGTCGCATTACAAACAAGGGAATGACCGCGAAAAATACGAAGCAGCCTGTTTCCTTATTGAGAATATGCCTGCCTATTTTTCATATAATTACCCCCAATCCATACTGGATTCAATAGCAACGATCAATGATTTGCTGTTATCGGGAGAAACTCCCCTTTCCGGACATTTAAGCCGGGTAAATAAATTCCCCTACGATAACCTGGATAAAATATACGATGCGCGGGTTATAACCTCTGGATATCTGATCCGGAACATTGATCTGGCATTTAAGGTATGGCGGGAACGGCCTTGGGGAAAGTACGTCGGGTTCGATGATTTTTGCGAATACATTTTGCCTTACAGGACAAAGGACGAACCGTTATCCGATTGGAGGACGCTTTATTATAAACGATTCATGCCCTTGTTCGACTCGCTTTACCAGGGAACGGATATCATCGAGGCCTGTAACCTTCTGAATAAAAATGTGGCAGAGAAAAAGTGGCTGTACTCCGACCGGTTACATATTCCCCATCTTTCCGCATCTTATTTGTTGGATCATTGGGTCGGGGATTGCGAGGATATGTGCGATGTATCGCTCTACATCTTACGGGCATTGGGTATCCCAGCTGCTACCGATACATACTTGAGGTCACCTAATACAATATATTCACATTACTGGCCGATGGTACTCGATACAACCGGCCTATGGGTTCCGTGTTTCGTTTTTGAGGAAAACTCTCCGGTAAGGGGAGGAACAGATGGCCGTAAAAAAGGAAAGGTGTACCGCTTCGCATATTCGGAACAGCCGGATGATTCCTTTTGGGATCAACCGGAGGAAAATATACCTTCCGAGTTGCGGAACCGGACTATCCGGGATGTAACGACGGATTATTGTTCCCCGAACGAAATAGCCGTTGATTGCAATTTAATCCTGCCGGGGGATAGGCCCGAATGGGCATATCTCGGCGTTTTCACTACCTCCGGTTGGGTTCCTGTCGCTTCCGCCAAGATGAAGAAAGGCAAAGCCGTGTTTCGTAATCTGGAAAATGATCTCATTTACATACCCTTGTATATGAAACAAGGCAAACAGGAGATTGCCGGATTTCCTTTCCAGTTGACCGAGGATACGTGCCGATATCTGAAACCCCAAGCTTTCGATACCCGGATGACCCTTTACCGGAAATACCCTTTGATTAACAAAGGATGTATAGAGGGAGCGAACCGTCCTGATTTCAGTGATGCAGATACATTATATGCCATTCCGAAAGTAGCCGCCAAATCGAACTCCGTTTCCCTTACTTCGGAAAAACCGTACCGGTATGTAAGATATGTTTCCGATCCGTATTTCTTCGGGAATATGGCGGAACTTGAATTTTTTGACTGCGAAGGTAGGTTGCTTAAAGGGGCTGTTATCAGTGCAAGACCTTCATTGTTCAAACCTGATTATGTACCGGAAAACGCATTTGATAAAGATCCCGCAACCTATTTTTCCTGTACCGTTCATCTCGATTGGACAGGATTGGCTTTTGCCGAACCCCACACCATCGGATCTGTTTTTTTCATATTGGTGAACGATGATAATTTTATCCGGGAAGGAGATGTCTATGAATTGTTCTTTTTTTCTGGAAGGGAATGGATTTCTTTAGGAGAAAGGGAAGCTACATCAGACACTCTTGTGTATAATCATGTCCCCGGTGAAGCATTGTTTTGGCTAAAGAACAAAACGCGGGGTGTACAGGAACAGATTTTCATGTATAAAGACGGAAAACAGTTTTTTATGTAGTCTGGCTTTTTGCATATACGGAATATTAAAACCGGATGATTAACTATAAATAATTTAGAACAATGAAACACACATTCATTTTCTTACTTATCGCTTGGTTTCTTTCCACGAATTCTGCTGTTGCACAGAACACAGCGGATATATCCGTTGCTAACGGACAAACGGTACAGATAGACCTGAATCGCTTAAATCCGGTGGAGCCGTTGATTCGGTCCGTTTCCTTTCTGAAACTGGACGGTATTGATGAAGAATTGATAAAAAACCAACCTCGGATAAAATGCGACGATTCATTTCTGTACGTACATGGGAAACAGTCTCCTAAGATCTATCTGTTCGATAAAACCGGGAAATTGATCCGTATCGTCAACCGGAAAGGGGAAGGACCGGAACAATATAAGACGGTCACGGATTTCTTTGTCTGTAAAAATAAACTGTTTGTTTATGACAACATACAAGGAGTATTGTTGCAGTATAACGCAAAAGGCGACTACGAATCGAAACTGGCCTTGACTACAAAAGGGTATCGCATTGCAGAATACAATAATCAATATATCGTGTACATGGGAAATCAGCAGGATGTGGAATACTCCCTTTGGGTATTTGACAAGAAGGGCGTGCTCGTGAAAAAATACCTGAAAGGCATGCAGACTCCCAAAACTTATCCCGTCAATAGCATATTGTCACCATTGAATCCTACGGATAAAGGATTGATTATCACGTATGAGCTCGACAATACCATCTATTTATACAATGACAATAAGATCCGGACCTTCGCTCTTGATTTCGGTCCATATAACCTGAGTGAAAAAAACAGCTGGAAAGCGAATATGAAAAATATTAAATATATGTACCAGTTGATTGCTTCCCCCAACCAAATACTCTGGATGGATAGTTTCCTAAACTGGGGGGATTTGTATGTTGTCAACCTGATAAAAGCACAAGGCAACGAAAGGATATGCTTCACAATGGATAGCGACCAAGTGTATTCTTTTAACCAAAGCGATTATCCGTTTTCCATTTTTGGCCGGGATATGACGGTAAATGCCGAAGGGCAGTTCGTTACATGGATACCCTCTCAGATGCTTCCCATTATGAAAAAATTCCAGCGCGAAGGAACAAAAATGAACGATTATGTAAAAAAGTTGCTTGCACTCCATGTAAATGGAAAAACGGATATGGTGGTCTGTTTTTTTACAATGAAGCAACCGGATTGACCGGCTCGCGGACGGTAATAAACGAATAATCTGTTTTCATATTATAAATGCAAGGGATCGCCCTTTTTCTCCGGATTATTTTGCAGATTAATATATAAAACCAATAAAGTTTAACGCGTGCGATGAAACATGTAGAGACCTAGTTAATTTATGTATAAAACGAGCTTTTAACTTAATCGTACACCCGGATTTTCTCTTCGCCTACACCTGGGTGTACGGCATTTCATCACCCGGTGTACAGCTCTTTTTCTTGCGATAAATAAAACAATCCATATAATTATTTATTACACAGACAATTATTCTTATTTGAATAGAATATCCGAAAGTCTGGTTATCCCGAGCTTTCGGATATTGAAAAAGCGTACACAACATTAAATATAAAAACTAATTCAGTGACTATGCTGGTAAAGCCTAAGAAATAATATTTCAGCTTTGCTCAATAAAAGCCCGTAGATTTTATACCCTTTATCTTCTCCCCCATAAGAATAATCAATAATTAGGATTCAAGCTCGTTTCTTCATCCGGCACAGGCCAATGCCAACCGGCATAAGGAGGATTCACCACCGTGTTGCCCGTAGCATCTCCCGCCGGGATCGGCATACGGGTTCCCATCATGAAATCGACAGTCCACCCCTCTCCGGTCATCTCCCGTAAGTACTCGTTAAAGATCGCCGTATGATCTACATTGGACGAATTATAACGATTCGGACGGTCCGGATTAGAACGGTTCCATACCTTATTCATATCCCCCACCGCACCTTGCACATCGCCACTTTTCCATCTTAACCACGCCCGTTGCAAATATAAATCGGCTAAACGGATATAAGGATATTTCGAATAACGTCCGTACGGCTTCTCTCCCCTGAAAAACTTGTCCAGATAAACATGAGGAGTGGCAACCTGGGCATGGGAATCGACAGATTCATTGGTAATATACTTTTCATCCCCCTTCCTGATGCCTTTTTCATAGGGCAACATCAGATGGTATACTTGCCGGTAACGCAAATCACTTTCGGCAGCAGAGGTAATCGCATAATCCCCATTTTCCGGGTCTGCCATCCATCCCATTTGCTTTAAGGCCCAATATCCTACGGTAAAACAGTTCCACGAACTCATCACGATGCCTTCCTGGGATTCCGGCACATTATAAAATGCGGAACCGTTCGAATCCCTGAAACGCAACCCCATTATCATTCCATAATAAACATACATGTTGTGTTTTTCACTTTTTCCATCCAACTGCCCGCTATTAAATTCCCAAATAGATTCCAACGGCCTGACGGCTGCTTTTTCTTCTATAAACGGAGCTTGCGGATCTTCTAAACCATACCGGCCTGTTTGTTCCGCATAATTTATGACATAGTCGAACTCCTGCCTGGCCAGATCGTGCTTACCCGTCAAAAAATAAACCTTCCCCAATAATGCTGCGGCAATGATTTTGTTGCCTCTTCCACATTCGTAGCCGGGGACATCATTCCAGGAGTTTAAGGTATACTGTTCGGGCAAATTGTCTTTTGCATATTGCAGGTCGCCGATCACAACATCGTACACTTCTTTCACGGTTCCCAGCTTTTCATTCATCACATCTTCTTTCGAATAGGCCGCTGTGGTTTTCAACGGGATGGATAAAGACTCATTATTTCCGTCGGGATCATAGGGGGTTCCGAAATACTTTATTAAATAAAAGTACGTGTATCCCCTCAGAAAACGGTACTCGGCAATCTGCCTTTTATAATTATGGAGATAATCATCGCTGTTTACATCCAACTTAAAAGGATTGCCGTTTCCTTCCCTATCCAAATCCAACGCCAGGTTTGCCAAGGTTATTATTTGGTAGCCTTTCGTCCAGGTTTCTTTCGATTCGTTTAATTTCTGGTCGAACATCCGGTAATAAGGTTGCGAATAGGAGACGCCGACAGACACTCCATCCAACAGATTGGCGGTTCCTGAGGTGATGAAATCAAAGTACTGGGGGCAGCCTCTTCCCATGCCTCCCGTCCAATGCAAATTCCAATAAGCTGCCGATAACCCCTGTTCAAGAGTAGAGGTAGTTGTCCATTGTGTTTCCTGGGGCCTTTCCAACTCAAAGAAATCACTGCAAGAACTCATTAACAACAAAGTTCCTAATAATATTACGAATGTATTTTTCATATTTCGATGGATTATAGATTGATAGATACTCCAAAATTAAATGTACGGGGAACCGGCAGATCCGATTGTGTTTCAGGGTCGAACCCGTTATAGCCCGTAATAGTAAACAGGTTGGTTGCTCCTACATAAAAGCGGACATTCCTTAAATTTACCTGCGAAGTCACCCTCTGCGGCAAAGTATAACCGAGCTGCAGATTCCTCAGCCGGATATAATCTCCTCTTTCCAAGTACCGGGTGGTATATTGCGAATCGTACTTGGTTGTACCGGACACGTGTTCGCCCTTGCTGTTATAACGGTAAGCACTGTTCCACATCAGTTGGGGATATTCGGCTATATCGCCCGGCTTTTCCCAGGTCTTGCCTACCATATCTTTGATATTGTTGAATATACCGGAGACAGTGGATCCGTTGGCATATACGGTATTCATAAGCCAATTTCCACCGGAAAAGCTTAACATCAGATTCAGGTCGAAGTTCTTATAATAAAATGTATTGTTCAGTCCTCCGTAGAAGGTAGGTAACGGAGTCTTTCCCTGTTGAATCATTTTGTTGGCAGCAGCATTATCATTTGTCATCGGAATGATATGACCCGTCCTGACAGTTACAAACTCATTGTTCCATTTTTCGGCATCACGCTCGTACATCATGTAAATGCCTTTTTCCGGGTCTACATAAGCATAATCGGCCAAATACCACGTATTTAAAGCTTCCCCTTCCTTTCGAATGTTATTGGAACCTTCGTTTCCTTTCCCCTTCTCGAACTCATTCAATCGTTTGATTTTATTTTTGTTCGTACTAATATTGAAATCGGTCTTCCACCGGAAGTCCTTCGTCTCGATATTCACGGAAGACACATTCAATTCGAATCCCCAGTTTTTAAGGTCACCCACATTCTCATATATTTGATTGGAAGTGAATCCGACCGACGGCGCAACATTTCCTCTTAATATCAGATCCGATACCTTTTGGGTATAATAAGCAAACGAACCGTTCACGCGATTATTCAGGAAACCGAAATCAAACCCCAAATCCAGGTTTGCGGTAGTTTCCCATTTCAAATCGGCACTACCCAAGGGACCTACCGTGGTAGAAGCCGGAATGGTATGCACACCGAAAAGGTTATCCGAATTAGTACCCCAAGTCATGTAAGTCATCGAATTGGAGATAGAAGTATTACCTGTTATCCCGTAACTGGCCCTTAACTTCAGTAAATTCAGCCACTCGGTTTCCTTCATAAAGGCCTCGTCCGTCATAATCCAGCCGGCCCCGAAAGCATAGAAATCAGCCCAGCGGTTCTCTTTACTCAATGCCGAATGTCCGTCACGGCGAAAACTCGCATTCAGCAAATACCGGTCCATGAACTTGTAATTCAAACGCCCGAAAATACCCATCAAATATTTGTCGCCACCTTGCGATCCTCCCATAGAAAGCATATTCAGGGGATTTCTCAATTCGGGATAAATCGTCTGTAACTGCTGGCCTTCCGCATAGCGTGTATACGACCAGTTCCTGGAAGCTTCCATACCGGCTGTGGCATTCAAACTATGATTGTTTATCGTCTTCTCATAATTGGCATAGGCATTGTAGTTTATTACGGAACTTGTAACGCTTTTTTCAAAAGCTTCATCTATATAAGGGGGCTCCGGGTCCAGGAAGATAGACTGCCAATGGGTGCTGTTGTTCACCAGCAGGTCAACTCCCGCTTCACCGCGTACATACAATCCTTTCAACGGAGTATTCCATTGGGCATACGCATTACTGATCGTCCTGTATTGGTCCACATCATTCCGGATAAGATTCCTGTCGGAAAAAGACACAGGGTTGAACCCGCTGTTTACACTCCAATAGCCTGTTTGCGTCGTTTCGTCATAAATCTTGTACCAAGGTAACATGCCGCTCCAGTTAGCCCATCCGCCGTCGCCTTTGTTCATATTGGACTTAACGCCGTTTGTCTTCATGTACAAAAAGCTGGAGTTTACTCCCATCTCGATAGACTTGACAGGTTTGAAATTGAAATTAAAACGCATGGTCAACCGCTTGAAATCATTATTGTTGATCAAACCTTTTTCATCCCTGTAATTGGCGGAAAACATCACACCTCCTGTTTCAAAACCTTTGTTGGCAGTCAAACCGATTTGATGAAACCAGGCACTACGCGTCATCGCTTTCAAATGATCGGTATTCGTAGCTAACGCTTCTTCTCTCGTCATGGACGGTTTTTCTCCTTTAAACTGTACGTCGAGAATCTGCGAAGGTTGAAAAACACTAGTATTGCCGGCATTCGCCCAAGCTTGGTCTATCAGGCTCCAGTTGGTTTTGCTATCTACAAAAATGTCATCCTGTGAAAAGGGCATCTGGGAAACACCTCCATCATAGTTAACGGACAAATTAGTCATATTCCCCTTGTTCGATTTGGTTGTTACGATGATAACTCCCCCCGAACCCCGGTTACCGTATATAGCTGTTGCCGCGGC
The genomic region above belongs to Parabacteroides pacaensis and contains:
- a CDS encoding 6-bladed beta-propeller — protein: MKIYSITWSYLIFGFLFFLSCSGQGEKANEGILLFKKVNPDELNISLTSSIIKLETTDSCLMGDIVQIEKDDSTIFILDTYKKVYAFDCKGNFLNRIGVYGEASESYLSCPFFYLDKKNKVLSVVDNARSKVLNHSYNGKYLSSQEIQSPEDIKWCSKGMISDDGDLLVYRLMNPFDNFQYALFDAENSFACLWKNYSYDPIRLKDHAVDFSNRPMADTKEGIHFILPLCDTVFQFSQGNIIPAYRIELPLPMLPKQFFKEELTTRKSYFSMVNNLAGDKYFSGFTDIFETSTHLLLKYRDSYIASYYLADKKEQKGSFQQLKGGTDLKEIPLWDILSATEDEFISAISCETLLDWEEKVENKSSIHPDLKKILATSQFDDNPCLVFYRF
- a CDS encoding TlpA family protein disulfide reductase, encoding MRKYIYIIVLLIILGSSISVIIHYKNKGAYCQEALENIINEQNSRIDNRIEAGGNDQIASFYDTDIMLNPHLMLTSIDGKKQELKDLPGKGKKLMYYFSMQNCLLCVKHILPSLKQLADEVGTEKVICLVNSHSRREVSLFNRDNELNIPVYLPYSIGLSLEKENIPFFFVIDEDLKTGYVYIPREEMSVQTTEYLDLMKHVLLNQPLHEK
- a CDS encoding transglutaminase domain-containing protein — translated: MKNSVKILKRITMVLALIVVGQLVYLTISSVSRKGTRRLEKALAFAGPNRKELEMVLSHYKQGNDREKYEAACFLIENMPAYFSYNYPQSILDSIATINDLLLSGETPLSGHLSRVNKFPYDNLDKIYDARVITSGYLIRNIDLAFKVWRERPWGKYVGFDDFCEYILPYRTKDEPLSDWRTLYYKRFMPLFDSLYQGTDIIEACNLLNKNVAEKKWLYSDRLHIPHLSASYLLDHWVGDCEDMCDVSLYILRALGIPAATDTYLRSPNTIYSHYWPMVLDTTGLWVPCFVFEENSPVRGGTDGRKKGKVYRFAYSEQPDDSFWDQPEENIPSELRNRTIRDVTTDYCSPNEIAVDCNLILPGDRPEWAYLGVFTTSGWVPVASAKMKKGKAVFRNLENDLIYIPLYMKQGKQEIAGFPFQLTEDTCRYLKPQAFDTRMTLYRKYPLINKGCIEGANRPDFSDADTLYAIPKVAAKSNSVSLTSEKPYRYVRYVSDPYFFGNMAELEFFDCEGRLLKGAVISARPSLFKPDYVPENAFDKDPATYFSCTVHLDWTGLAFAEPHTIGSVFFILVNDDNFIREGDVYELFFFSGREWISLGEREATSDTLVYNHVPGEALFWLKNKTRGVQEQIFMYKDGKQFFM
- a CDS encoding 6-bladed beta-propeller is translated as MKHTFIFLLIAWFLSTNSAVAQNTADISVANGQTVQIDLNRLNPVEPLIRSVSFLKLDGIDEELIKNQPRIKCDDSFLYVHGKQSPKIYLFDKTGKLIRIVNRKGEGPEQYKTVTDFFVCKNKLFVYDNIQGVLLQYNAKGDYESKLALTTKGYRIAEYNNQYIVYMGNQQDVEYSLWVFDKKGVLVKKYLKGMQTPKTYPVNSILSPLNPTDKGLIITYELDNTIYLYNDNKIRTFALDFGPYNLSEKNSWKANMKNIKYMYQLIASPNQILWMDSFLNWGDLYVVNLIKAQGNERICFTMDSDQVYSFNQSDYPFSIFGRDMTVNAEGQFVTWIPSQMLPIMKKFQREGTKMNDYVKKLLALHVNGKTDMVVCFFTMKQPD
- a CDS encoding RagB/SusD family nutrient uptake outer membrane protein — translated: MKNTFVILLGTLLLMSSCSDFFELERPQETQWTTTSTLEQGLSAAYWNLHWTGGMGRGCPQYFDFITSGTANLLDGVSVGVSYSQPYYRMFDQKLNESKETWTKGYQIITLANLALDLDREGNGNPFKLDVNSDDYLHNYKRQIAEYRFLRGYTYFYLIKYFGTPYDPDGNNESLSIPLKTTAAYSKEDVMNEKLGTVKEVYDVVIGDLQYAKDNLPEQYTLNSWNDVPGYECGRGNKIIAAALLGKVYFLTGKHDLARQEFDYVINYAEQTGRYGLEDPQAPFIEEKAAVRPLESIWEFNSGQLDGKSEKHNMYVYYGMIMGLRFRDSNGSAFYNVPESQEGIVMSSWNCFTVGYWALKQMGWMADPENGDYAITSAAESDLRYRQVYHLMLPYEKGIRKGDEKYITNESVDSHAQVATPHVYLDKFFRGEKPYGRYSKYPYIRLADLYLQRAWLRWKSGDVQGAVGDMNKVWNRSNPDRPNRYNSSNVDHTAIFNEYLREMTGEGWTVDFMMGTRMPIPAGDATGNTVVNPPYAGWHWPVPDEETSLNPNY
- a CDS encoding SusC/RagA family TonB-linked outer membrane protein — its product is MEHMYREKRWMLLFLSAIFSLNVFAWDAGSPVQSANTLPEKTMNIHQQQKGKTISGVVKDKNGEPLIGVNVVVKGSTIGSMTDTGGKFSLQVPENAILKISYIGYKTTELPVGTQNFINILLAENTEVLEEVVVLGYGTAKRRDVIGSISKISSDDMMKIPATNVAESLQGMSSGMMVTNSSGHPGTAPQVKIRGLNSINLTTDPLWIVDGVPIQTGALETTVMGVKGVSPIAMLNPGDIESIEILKDAAATAIYGNRGSGGVIIVTTKSNKGNMTNLSVNYDGGVSQMPFSQDDIFVDSKTNWSLIDQAWANAGNTSVFQPSQILDVQFKGEKPSMTREEALATNTDHLKAMTRSAWFHQIGLTANKGFETGGVMFSANYRDEKGLINNNDFKRLTMRFNFNFKPVKSIEMGVNSSFLYMKTNGVKSNMNKGDGGWANWSGMLPWYKIYDETTQTGYWSVNSGFNPVSFSDRNLIRNDVDQYRTISNAYAQWNTPLKGLYVRGEAGVDLLVNNSTHWQSIFLDPEPPYIDEAFEKSVTSSVINYNAYANYEKTINNHSLNATAGMEASRNWSYTRYAEGQQLQTIYPELRNPLNMLSMGGSQGGDKYLMGIFGRLNYKFMDRYLLNASFRRDGHSALSKENRWADFYAFGAGWIMTDEAFMKETEWLNLLKLRASYGITGNTSISNSMTYMTWGTNSDNLFGVHTIPASTTVGPLGSADLKWETTANLDLGFDFGFLNNRVNGSFAYYTQKVSDLILRGNVAPSVGFTSNQIYENVGDLKNWGFELNVSSVNIETKDFRWKTDFNISTNKNKIKRLNEFEKGKGNEGSNNIRKEGEALNTWYLADYAYVDPEKGIYMMYERDAEKWNNEFVTVRTGHIIPMTNDNAAANKMIQQGKTPLPTFYGGLNNTFYYKNFDLNLMLSFSGGNWLMNTVYANGSTVSGIFNNIKDMVGKTWEKPGDIAEYPQLMWNSAYRYNSKGEHVSGTTKYDSQYTTRYLERGDYIRLRNLQLGYTLPQRVTSQVNLRNVRFYVGATNLFTITGYNGFDPETQSDLPVPRTFNFGVSINL